A section of the Nyctibius grandis isolate bNycGra1 chromosome 30, bNycGra1.pri, whole genome shotgun sequence genome encodes:
- the C30H8orf33 gene encoding UPF0488 protein C8orf33 homolog, whose amino-acid sequence MAVCEEPLAPGRQRGLSPSLPGGPVPGAGCRGLGGGRAPRPPQRGVRNGGAGPGERPEGQRTDRAGGGVWAAHGGRGLPGFSPAAASGRARAELEPRSAPLLRDRRWAAAAGPVAARSLLGMDPAPQDTFQDELEWCISQLEANLLRLPPTPKQAETTQHVLKVLRSRETPFAKKQQVMSRVFGDYRLKMAEDQKSMEKADVKPGDVEVQQSNGQASDGVVCGKRSDQSSEAKPKWFTSSDNSFQFDFTLSETDPEATGTSLEAVPGVSGAEQTQANVRAMEQENWNGALSFAASGQEPKFAFNFAIPDEACPVVPLVPASQQIERRADHEVLGNSLPTESAGVMHISALQKPELTQAEGSAPKEDRSHVTLKVPQPETAPGGETLTEKSTADGAAQKKKKKKKQKTSVSKKEMEETEINRKAKAEANGCQNKDTSHQDETSQQADDQLQKEVDWCVKQLELGLKTQKPTPRQAEEALRAIKTLRNDKAPLVKKRQLMRTMFGDYRKKMEEELCKELKLMEAALKSARIVEVKRNIRNKNGQFIRKCSRACRESQGSSGSPSESPRTLNTGLFKCTTSQEDFRFNFF is encoded by the exons ATGGCGGTCTGTGAGGAGCCACTCGCCCCGGGCCGGCAGCGGGGCCTTTCCCCGTCCCTCCCCGGCGGGCCGGTGCCGGGTGCTGGGTGCCGGGGCCTTGGGGGCGGGCGGGCCCCTCGTCCCCCCCAGCGCGGCGTGCGGAACGgaggcgcggggccgggggagcggccGGAGGGGCAGCGAACGGACCGCGCCGGGGGAGGCGTTTGGGCGGCGCACGGCGGCCGGGGCCTTCCCGGTTTCTCCCCGGCGGCTGCCTCAGGCCGGGCCCGGGCGGAGCTGGAGCCCCGGAGCGCCCCGCTGCTCCGTGACCGGAGgtgggcggcggcggcggggcccgtGGCGGCGCGGAGCCTGCTCGGCATGGACCCG GCTCCCCAAGACACGTTCCAAGATGAGCTGGAGTGGTGCATCTCGCAGCTGGAGGCAAATCTGCTTCGCCTCCCCCCAACCCCCAAACAAG CAGAGACGACGCAGCACGTTCTCAAGGTCCTGCGCTCCCGTGAGACTCCTTTTGCGAAGAAGCAGCAAGTGATGAGCCGTGTGTTTGGGGATTATCGTCTCAAGATGGCTGAGGATCAGAAGAGCATGGAGAAGGCAG ACGTGAAACCTGGTGATGTGGAAGTACAGCAAAGCAACGGGCAGGCTTCAGATGGTGTCGTGTGTGGGAAACGATCTGACCAGAGCTCTGAGGCAAAGCCAAAGTGGTTCACGTCATCTGACAACAGCTTCCAGTTTGATTTTACACTTTCTGAGACTGACCCAGAAGCAACTGGCACGTCTTTGGAAGCAGTCCCCGGTGTCAGTGGTGCTGAGCAGACACAAGCCAATGTAAGGGCCATGGAGCAGGAGAACTGGAATGGAGCCTTGAGTTTTGCTGCCTCTGGACAAGAACCCAAGTTTGCTTTCAACTTTGCCATCCCGGATGAGGCCTGTCCTGTGGTTCCATTAGTTCCAGCAAGCCAACAAATAGAGCGTAGAGCAGATCATGAAGTGCTGGGTAATTCACTGCCTACGGAATCAGCAGGTGTGATGCATATTTCAGCCTTGCAGAAGCCTGAGTTGACTCAAGCTGAGGGTAGTGCACCCAAAGAAGATAGAAGCCACGTCACGTTAAAGGTCCCCCAACCAGAGACTGCTCCTGGAGGTGAGACGCTGACAGAGAAATCGACAGCAGATGGAGCTgcccagaagaagaaaaagaagaagaaacaaaaaacatctGTCAGTAaaaaggagatggaagaaaCAGAGATCAACAGGAAGGCAAAGGCAGAAGCTAACGGATGTCAGAATAAAGATACTTCCCACCAGGATGAGACCTCTCAG CAGGCAGATGACCAGCTACAGAAAGAGGTGGACTGGTGTGTGAAACAGCTGGAACTTGGCCTGAAGACACAGAAACCCACTCCAAGGCAGG cggAGGAGGCTCTCCGTGCCATCAAGACACTGCGCAATGACAAGGCTCCACTGGTGAAGAAGCGTCAGCTCATGAGAACCATGTTTGGAGACTACAGGAagaagatggaggaggagctgtgcaAAGAGCTGAAGCTCATGGAAGCAG CTCTGAAGTCTGCCAGGATCGTGGAAGTGAAGCGAAACATCCGCAACAAGAATGGCCAGTTCATCCGGAAGTGCTCACGAGCCTGCAGGGAAAGCCAAGGTTCATCAGGATCCCCTTCGGAGTCCCCCAGGACACTTAACACAGGCTTGTTCAAATGCACAACTTCACAAGAAGATTTTCGCTTTAATTTCTTCTAG